A single window of Zea mays cultivar B73 chromosome 10, Zm-B73-REFERENCE-NAM-5.0, whole genome shotgun sequence DNA harbors:
- the LOC109942876 gene encoding uncharacterized protein, with amino-acid sequence MACKTKSLLLALCVAALLAARSESHGLGDFTSGEATTTPEMQTFFKPQAAAALPEALDASMPAKPEATALPAAVAATTAAATTGGTAPSATPRRPVSVAAGVAAMAGIADRPDTVAYCEEDGDGWRKNGDGYCNLANKEYMLIAKQGVEQEEVQEPAPGPATEDLPAAPALEGKP; translated from the exons ATGGCGTGCAAGACGAAGAGCCTGCTGTTGGCGCTCTGCGTGGCGGCGCTGCTCGCGGCGCGGTCGGAGTCCCACGGCTTGGGGGACTTCACGAGCGGCGAGGCGACGACGACGCCGGAGATGCAGACCTTCTTCAAGCCCCAGGCCGCGGCGGCTCTACCTGAGGCACTCGACGCCTCCATGCCAGCCAAGCCAGAGGCCACAGCGCTCCCGGCCGCCGTCGCCGCCACGACGGCCGCCGCGACAACGGGCGGCACGGCGCCGTCAGCCACGCCGCGCAGGCCCGTGTCCGTGGCCGCCGGCGTGGCGGCCATGGCCGGCATCGCAGATCGCCCAGATACGGTTGCGTACTGCGAGGAAGACGGAGATGGATGGCGAAAAAACGGCGATGGCT ATTGCAACCTTGCTAACAAAGAGTACATGCTAATTGCGAAGCAAGGAGTTGAGCAAGAGGAAGTCCAGGAACCTGCTCCTGGGCCAGCCACAGAAGATCTTCCAGCAGCACCAGCACTTGAAGGCAAGCCCTAg